The proteins below are encoded in one region of Bosea sp. BIWAKO-01:
- a CDS encoding cytochrome c, translating to MIRTVLVAAGLVVTLSTVIAQSDPIAERRNTMKGVGAATRDGAAMAKGEAAFDAAKSENIFKVYVDAAKKMPGLFPDTAKTGGESTAGPKIWDDPAGFKAGFAKLETEATVAAASATKDLDSFRAAFGNVTKNCGACHEVYRIKK from the coding sequence ATGATACGCACCGTACTCGTTGCCGCCGGCCTAGTTGTGACGCTCTCGACCGTAATTGCCCAATCGGATCCGATTGCCGAGCGTCGCAACACGATGAAGGGAGTAGGCGCCGCCACACGCGATGGCGCGGCCATGGCCAAGGGCGAGGCAGCCTTTGACGCGGCCAAGAGCGAGAATATCTTCAAGGTCTACGTTGATGCAGCCAAGAAGATGCCTGGCCTTTTCCCTGACACTGCCAAGACGGGCGGCGAGAGCACGGCCGGACCTAAGATCTGGGATGATCCAGCCGGATTCAAAGCTGGGTTCGCCAAGCTCGAGACGGAGGCCACCGTGGCAGCGGCGAGTGCCACCAAGGACCTCGACAGCTTCCGCGCCGCCTTTGGAAATGTGACCAAGAACTGTGGTGCCTGTCACGAGGTCTATCGCATCAAGAAATAG
- a CDS encoding cytochrome c, giving the protein MIRTVVVAAGLILGLSAVVAQSDPIAQRRDAMKAVGAATREGAAIAKGEAAFDATKVQTIFKVYADAAKKLPPLFPETAKTGGETTAAPKIWEDQAGFKTALAKFETESVAGAAAAKDLDSFRAAFGAATKNCGSCHEVYRIKK; this is encoded by the coding sequence ATGATCCGTACCGTAGTCGTTGCTGCTGGCCTCATTCTCGGCCTTTCGGCCGTCGTCGCGCAGTCTGATCCTATCGCCCAGCGCCGCGACGCGATGAAGGCCGTTGGGGCGGCAACGCGCGAGGGCGCGGCTATCGCCAAGGGCGAGGCAGCGTTTGATGCCACCAAGGTCCAGACGATCTTCAAAGTTTATGCCGACGCGGCCAAGAAACTGCCGCCTCTGTTCCCGGAAACGGCAAAGACCGGCGGCGAGACCACGGCGGCGCCGAAGATCTGGGAAGATCAGGCCGGCTTCAAGACCGCACTCGCCAAGTTCGAAACGGAGTCCGTGGCCGGTGCCGCCGCCGCCAAGGACCTCGACAGTTTCCGGGCTGCCTTTGGCGCCGCGACCAAGAATTGTGGCTCCTGCCACGAGGTCTACCGCATCAAGAAGTAA
- a CDS encoding cytochrome c, with amino-acid sequence MRRLFLTLGIFILLGLAGFYVLTDPRVVSPAPEIGTLPPPDVENGKLLFAAGGCSSCHATPGQDDKLRLGGGLALPSPFGTFHAPNISPHTRDGIGNWGVKDFVDAMATGVSPSGQHYYPAFPYTSYRLMPPKALADLFAYIRTLPSVEGRAPGHDLPFPFNIRRAVGGWKLLFFDGTPFRPDPTKSEEWNRGAYLVQGPGHCAECHSNRNALGAIIQATRFAGGPDPEGKGFVPNITQHADGLANWSKSEIAEMLKTGFTPSFDSVGGSMTAVVRNTAQLSDADRMAMAEFIKSLPAVAGPPRPKKAE; translated from the coding sequence ATGCGCCGCCTATTCCTCACGCTCGGCATTTTCATCCTGTTGGGACTAGCCGGCTTCTATGTTCTCACCGACCCGCGCGTCGTTTCGCCCGCGCCCGAGATCGGCACTCTGCCGCCGCCGGATGTCGAGAATGGCAAACTGCTCTTTGCGGCGGGAGGCTGCTCTTCATGCCATGCAACGCCCGGGCAGGACGACAAGCTCCGGCTTGGCGGTGGGCTTGCGTTGCCCTCGCCCTTCGGCACGTTCCACGCACCCAACATCTCGCCGCATACGCGGGACGGGATCGGCAATTGGGGCGTGAAGGACTTCGTTGATGCGATGGCGACCGGTGTGTCGCCATCCGGGCAGCATTACTATCCGGCCTTTCCCTATACCTCCTACCGGCTGATGCCGCCCAAGGCGCTGGCCGATCTCTTCGCCTATATTCGCACCCTCCCTTCGGTCGAAGGACGTGCGCCCGGGCATGATCTGCCATTTCCCTTCAACATCCGCCGCGCCGTCGGGGGCTGGAAACTGCTGTTCTTCGATGGCACGCCGTTCCGGCCAGACCCGACAAAGAGCGAGGAGTGGAACCGGGGAGCCTATCTCGTGCAGGGGCCGGGCCATTGCGCCGAATGTCATTCGAACCGCAATGCTCTGGGCGCGATCATTCAGGCGACGCGCTTCGCCGGTGGCCCGGACCCGGAGGGCAAGGGCTTCGTGCCGAACATCACACAGCATGCCGATGGGCTGGCGAACTGGTCGAAGTCGGAGATCGCCGAAATGCTCAAGACCGGCTTCACTCCGAGCTTCGACAGCGTCGGCGGCAGCATGACCGCAGTGGTGCGCAACACCGCGCAGCTGTCGGATGCCGATCGGATGGCGATGGCGGAGTTCATCAAGTCACTGCCGGCGGTTGCCGGCCCGCCACGGCCCAAGAAGGCTGAATGA
- a CDS encoding helix-turn-helix domain-containing protein, which translates to MGIETKERGGRELESGAQVISGQLGKTIQRLRKAYNLSLSELAEQSGVAKSIISQIERNETNPTLATIWRLSQALDISIERVLSSGEEEAFIDKTTRADTPILVSEDGKLRLAIIGWIKTVEWLQWYDVQAEPGGELDSEGHQRGSIESLSVTSGEFEVEVGDVIQRAKAGETLRYRCDRRHIVRCVGDQPGSALMVCILKAAVME; encoded by the coding sequence ATGGGTATCGAGACCAAGGAACGTGGCGGGCGCGAGCTCGAATCCGGAGCCCAGGTCATCTCGGGCCAGCTCGGCAAGACGATCCAGCGCCTGCGCAAGGCCTATAATCTCTCGCTTTCCGAGCTCGCGGAGCAGTCGGGCGTTGCCAAGTCGATCATCAGCCAGATCGAGCGCAACGAAACCAACCCGACACTGGCGACGATCTGGCGGCTCTCGCAGGCCCTCGACATCTCGATCGAGCGCGTGCTGTCGAGCGGCGAAGAGGAAGCCTTCATCGACAAGACCACCCGCGCCGACACGCCGATTCTGGTCTCAGAGGACGGCAAGCTCAGGCTCGCCATCATCGGATGGATCAAGACGGTCGAATGGCTGCAATGGTACGACGTGCAGGCCGAACCCGGCGGCGAGCTCGACTCCGAAGGTCATCAGCGCGGCTCGATCGAATCGCTCTCCGTGACCTCCGGCGAGTTCGAGGTCGAGGTCGGGGACGTGATCCAGCGCGCCAAGGCCGGCGAGACGCTGCGCTACCGCTGCGACCGCCGCCATATCGTCCGCTGTGTCGGCGACCAGCCAGGTTCGGCCCTGATGGTCTGCATCCTCAAGGCGGCGGTGATGGAGTGA
- a CDS encoding DMT family transporter — MSPLLGITLKLISALSFTLMSAGIKAIAARYPTGELVFVRSFFALIPLLLWLGWRGEIPAALMTKNLRGHFKRGVIGSTGMFCGFVALSFLPLPDAVALGYAAPLAVVVLAALVLKERVRIYRWSAVTIGFIGVLIMLSPHLGSFQIAGSNAPAIGAAFGLAGACCSAFASIEVRQLTMTERTGAIVFYFTLMTTTLGLFTILLGWRMPDLQDAALMVAIGILGGLGQIFLVQAYRYGDASLIAPFEYSTMLWAVTIGWFVFGDWPASAVLIGAAIVIASGIYVILREKQLGLLKRETREVGPTRAT; from the coding sequence TTGTCTCCTCTCCTCGGCATCACGCTCAAGCTGATCTCAGCTTTGTCCTTCACCCTGATGTCGGCTGGCATCAAGGCGATCGCGGCCCGTTATCCGACAGGGGAACTCGTCTTCGTCCGATCCTTCTTCGCGCTGATCCCGCTGCTGCTCTGGCTCGGCTGGCGCGGCGAAATTCCGGCTGCCCTGATGACCAAGAACCTGCGCGGCCATTTCAAGCGGGGAGTGATCGGTTCGACCGGCATGTTCTGCGGCTTCGTAGCCTTGAGCTTTCTGCCGCTCCCGGACGCGGTCGCGCTCGGCTATGCCGCGCCGCTCGCAGTCGTCGTGCTTGCAGCGCTGGTGCTGAAGGAGCGTGTCCGCATCTATCGCTGGAGCGCGGTGACGATCGGCTTCATCGGCGTCCTGATCATGCTGTCCCCGCATCTGGGCAGCTTCCAGATCGCTGGCAGCAATGCACCGGCAATCGGCGCGGCTTTCGGCCTTGCAGGCGCCTGCTGCTCGGCTTTTGCCTCGATCGAGGTGCGGCAATTGACCATGACCGAGCGCACCGGCGCGATCGTCTTCTATTTCACGCTGATGACCACGACGCTCGGCCTCTTCACCATCCTGCTCGGCTGGCGCATGCCCGATCTCCAGGATGCCGCACTCATGGTCGCGATCGGCATCCTTGGCGGGCTCGGCCAGATTTTCCTGGTCCAGGCCTATCGCTACGGTGACGCCTCGCTGATCGCGCCCTTTGAATACTCGACGATGCTCTGGGCCGTTACGATCGGCTGGTTCGTCTTCGGCGACTGGCCGGCTTCAGCCGTGCTCATCGGCGCGGCCATCGTCATCGCGTCCGGAATCTATGTGATCCTGCGCGAGAAGCAGCTCGGTCTGCTCAAGCGGGAGACGCGCGAGGTCGGCCCGACGCGGGCGACCTGA
- a CDS encoding SDR family oxidoreductase: protein MDLGIAGRTAIICASSKGLGRGCAEALAEAGCTVVINGRDATTLEATASQIRAKYGATVIAVVADVSTRAGQDALLAAAPEPDILVNNNGGPPPKPFREVSREALLEGVIQNMATPVELMQRVVDGMIARGFGRIVNITSMSVLTPLTGLDVSSGARAGLTAFFSGVAREVAYANVTINNILPGMFDTDRLKGSTTKMAAIKGITPEEMTKGRMAEIPAKRFGSAEEFGKACAFLASAHAGYITGQNLLIDGGVFKGTF, encoded by the coding sequence ATGGATTTGGGTATTGCCGGCCGGACGGCCATCATTTGCGCCTCGAGCAAGGGGCTCGGCCGGGGCTGTGCCGAGGCTCTCGCGGAGGCTGGATGCACCGTAGTCATCAACGGCCGCGACGCGACCACGCTGGAGGCCACGGCAAGTCAGATCCGGGCCAAATATGGTGCAACCGTGATCGCGGTCGTTGCCGACGTCTCGACCCGCGCTGGCCAGGACGCGTTGCTCGCCGCGGCGCCGGAGCCGGACATCCTGGTCAACAACAATGGCGGCCCGCCGCCGAAGCCGTTCCGCGAAGTCTCGCGCGAAGCGCTACTCGAAGGCGTCATCCAGAACATGGCGACGCCGGTCGAACTGATGCAGCGTGTCGTCGACGGCATGATCGCGCGCGGCTTCGGCCGCATCGTCAACATCACCTCGATGAGCGTGCTGACCCCCTTGACCGGGCTCGATGTCTCGTCGGGCGCACGCGCCGGTCTGACCGCCTTCTTCTCCGGCGTCGCCCGCGAGGTCGCCTATGCCAACGTCACCATCAACAACATCCTGCCAGGCATGTTCGATACGGATCGGCTGAAGGGCTCGACCACCAAGATGGCGGCGATCAAGGGGATCACGCCCGAGGAAATGACGAAGGGCCGCATGGCCGAGATCCCGGCGAAGCGCTTCGGCAGCGCCGAGGAGTTCGGCAAAGCCTGCGCCTTCCTGGCAAGCGCCCATGCCGGCTACATCACCGGCCAGAACTTGCTGATCGATGGCGGCGTCTTCAAGGGAACGTTCTGA
- a CDS encoding UDP-2,3-diacylglucosamine diphosphatase, producing the protein MSDEDEAKQVRSIFISDLHLGTRGAQADLVLEFLRAYDAPQIYLVGDIIDGWRLKNGWYFPQAHNDVVQKLLRKVRKGSRLIYITGNHDDFLRDFTGSEFGGIHIADHALHETADGKRLLVIHGDLFDLVVRNAKWLALLGDWAYTVALASNTVVNKVRRLLHLPHWSLSAWAKQKVKNAVNYIGEFETCLAAEARRHGADGVVCGHIHHAAHRKIDGLTYINTGDWVESCTAVVEHHDGRFEVIRWPQYRLKSEPVRPLPLPALVSEAA; encoded by the coding sequence ATGAGCGACGAGGACGAGGCGAAGCAGGTTCGCAGCATCTTCATCTCCGACCTGCATCTGGGGACGCGCGGAGCACAGGCCGATCTCGTGCTCGAATTCCTGCGGGCCTATGATGCTCCGCAGATTTATCTCGTCGGCGACATCATCGACGGCTGGCGGCTGAAGAACGGCTGGTACTTCCCGCAGGCGCATAACGATGTCGTGCAGAAGCTCTTGCGCAAGGTGCGCAAGGGTTCGCGGCTGATCTACATCACGGGCAACCACGACGATTTCCTCCGCGACTTCACTGGTAGCGAGTTCGGCGGAATCCACATCGCTGACCATGCGCTGCATGAGACTGCCGACGGCAAGCGCCTGCTGGTGATCCATGGCGATCTGTTCGATCTGGTCGTGCGCAACGCAAAATGGCTCGCTCTGTTGGGCGACTGGGCCTACACGGTTGCGCTTGCGTCCAATACGGTCGTCAACAAGGTCCGTCGTCTCCTCCATCTGCCGCACTGGTCGCTCTCGGCCTGGGCCAAGCAGAAGGTCAAGAATGCGGTCAATTATATCGGCGAGTTCGAGACCTGCCTTGCCGCCGAGGCCCGCCGCCATGGTGCGGACGGCGTCGTCTGCGGCCATATCCACCACGCCGCACATCGCAAGATCGACGGGCTCACCTACATCAACACGGGCGACTGGGTCGAAAGCTGCACGGCGGTGGTCGAGCACCATGACGGCCGCTTCGAGGTCATTCGCTGGCCGCAATACCGGCTGAAGAGCGAGCCGGTGCGGCCGCTCCCGCTGCCGGCTCTGGTCAGCGAGGCCGCCTGA
- a CDS encoding glycosyltransferase family 1 protein, which translates to MRVLIATDAWRPQINGVVRSLERMVEAGPSFGVTPHMLTPEGFRQIGLPSYPDIRIALATQGAIARRITDFGPDHIHIATEGPIGWLTRAVCLAQKRTFTTSYHTRFPQYVAARWPIPERWSYQFLRRFHGAAAGVMVSTATVETELKQNGFERILRWGRGVDLQQFHPRQASVLDLPRPIFLSVGRVAVEKNLDAFLSLRLPGSKVVVGDGPARADLQRAFPDVTFLGTREGDDLAAIYASSDVFVFPSLTDTFGIVLLEAAASGLPVAAFPVQGPSDVFAGSGAAVLDEDLRRAALAALRIPREACLGLAARHSWQSSAEQFYGHIQRISQHVPAQSITTFANVRAGEAQAQEQQRA; encoded by the coding sequence ATGCGCGTCCTCATCGCGACGGACGCCTGGCGTCCCCAGATCAATGGGGTCGTCCGGTCGCTGGAGCGGATGGTCGAGGCGGGGCCGTCATTCGGGGTGACGCCGCATATGCTCACGCCCGAGGGATTTCGGCAGATTGGCTTGCCATCCTATCCCGATATCCGCATCGCGCTGGCAACGCAGGGCGCCATCGCCCGGCGCATCACCGATTTTGGGCCGGACCATATCCATATTGCGACGGAAGGGCCGATCGGCTGGCTGACCCGCGCCGTCTGCCTGGCGCAGAAGCGGACGTTCACCACGAGTTACCACACCCGGTTCCCGCAATATGTCGCGGCCCGCTGGCCCATCCCGGAACGCTGGAGCTACCAGTTCCTGCGCCGGTTCCATGGGGCGGCTGCCGGTGTCATGGTCTCGACCGCGACAGTCGAGACCGAACTGAAACAGAACGGGTTCGAGCGCATCCTGCGTTGGGGGCGCGGTGTCGATCTCCAGCAATTCCATCCGCGTCAGGCAAGCGTGCTCGATCTGCCACGTCCGATCTTCCTCAGCGTCGGGCGCGTCGCGGTTGAAAAGAACCTGGATGCCTTCCTGTCGCTGCGCCTGCCCGGCAGCAAGGTCGTCGTCGGCGATGGCCCGGCGCGCGCGGATCTGCAGCGTGCTTTCCCGGATGTTACGTTCCTCGGCACGCGCGAGGGCGACGACCTGGCCGCGATCTATGCGTCGTCGGATGTTTTCGTCTTTCCGAGCCTGACCGACACCTTTGGCATCGTGCTGCTCGAAGCCGCGGCAAGCGGGCTGCCCGTTGCCGCCTTTCCGGTGCAGGGGCCGAGCGATGTCTTTGCCGGCAGTGGTGCCGCCGTGCTCGACGAGGATCTGCGGCGCGCAGCGCTAGCGGCCCTGCGCATCCCGCGCGAAGCCTGCCTGGGACTTGCCGCACGTCACAGCTGGCAGAGCAGCGCCGAGCAATTCTATGGGCATATCCAGCGGATTTCCCAGCATGTTCCGGCCCAGAGCATTACAACCTTCGCGAACGTCCGTGCCGGGGAAGCGCAGGCGCAGGAGCAGCAGCGGGCTTGA
- a CDS encoding cation:proton antiporter, giving the protein MATTIDPSAYKDAIVVLATAGVIVPFAKRFRVNSIVAFMACGALLGPFGLGGLVSSVPLLRTITVSDPNALIGPAEIGVAFLLFVIGLELSFERLVTMRRLVFGLGLGQVALSAAIIGGFAFLLKQPAAAALIIGFGLALSSTAMVVELLSARRRMMTSAGRTSFAILLCQDIAVVPLLFLIAVLGAQNGGSLVAGLAQALVHAFAAIAGIVVVGRLALRPLFRLVASTDSSESFLAATLLVALGTGLVAATAGLSMGLGAFIAGLLLAETEYRRAIEVTIEPFKSLLIGVFFLTVGMSVDPVQLAAQPGIILGIAAGLLLTKALVVLGLARLLSLSASTAIETAIMVAPGGEFAFVLLNAAVGAKLVDHHAASLVLAAVSLTMVTLPLFARVARQMAVRFAAPVILPEEATILPPDDHSGRAIVIGCGRVGRLVGSMLEEHKKPYIALDSDPILIAGQRRAGRPAFFGDATKPDFLKLCGVVDASALIVTIHNHRAVDEIVKAARALRPELIIVARARDAAHARHLYELGVNDAVPETIEASLQLSEAALVGLGVPMGLVIASVHERRDVFRRELKPAAAPAPALPRHGRSRRL; this is encoded by the coding sequence TTGGCAACGACGATCGATCCCTCGGCCTACAAAGACGCCATCGTCGTCCTCGCCACGGCCGGCGTAATCGTGCCATTCGCCAAGCGCTTCCGCGTCAATTCGATCGTCGCCTTCATGGCCTGCGGCGCCTTGCTCGGTCCTTTCGGCCTCGGCGGCCTCGTCTCCTCGGTGCCGCTGCTGCGCACCATCACCGTGTCTGATCCCAATGCGCTGATCGGCCCGGCTGAAATCGGCGTCGCATTCCTGCTCTTCGTGATCGGGCTTGAGCTGTCCTTCGAGCGGCTGGTGACCATGCGCCGGCTGGTCTTCGGCCTCGGGCTCGGTCAGGTCGCGCTGTCGGCCGCGATCATCGGCGGCTTCGCCTTCCTGCTGAAGCAGCCGGCAGCGGCCGCGTTGATCATCGGTTTCGGCCTTGCCCTGTCCTCGACCGCCATGGTCGTCGAACTGCTCTCGGCCAGACGGCGCATGATGACCTCGGCTGGTCGCACCAGCTTTGCGATCCTGCTCTGCCAGGATATCGCAGTCGTGCCGCTGCTCTTCCTCATCGCCGTCCTCGGCGCGCAGAATGGCGGCTCGCTGGTCGCCGGCCTTGCACAGGCCCTCGTGCACGCTTTCGCGGCGATTGCCGGCATCGTCGTGGTCGGGCGCCTCGCGCTTCGCCCTCTCTTTCGCCTTGTCGCCTCCACTGACAGCTCGGAGAGCTTCCTCGCCGCGACCCTGCTGGTCGCGCTCGGCACTGGACTGGTGGCGGCAACCGCTGGCCTCTCCATGGGGCTCGGCGCCTTCATCGCCGGCCTGCTCCTGGCAGAAACCGAGTATCGGCGCGCCATTGAAGTCACGATCGAGCCCTTCAAATCCCTCCTGATCGGCGTCTTTTTCCTGACCGTCGGCATGAGTGTCGACCCCGTTCAGCTTGCAGCTCAACCCGGGATCATCCTCGGCATTGCAGCCGGCCTTCTCCTGACCAAGGCGCTGGTTGTGTTGGGCCTGGCCCGGCTCCTGTCTCTCTCTGCCTCGACGGCGATTGAGACTGCGATCATGGTCGCGCCAGGCGGCGAGTTTGCCTTCGTGCTGCTCAACGCGGCTGTCGGGGCCAAGCTGGTCGATCACCATGCCGCAAGCCTCGTCCTTGCCGCGGTGTCCCTCACCATGGTGACCTTGCCACTATTCGCCCGCGTGGCGCGCCAAATGGCGGTGCGTTTCGCGGCACCAGTGATCCTGCCCGAGGAGGCAACGATCCTGCCGCCCGACGATCATAGCGGGCGCGCGATCGTCATCGGGTGCGGCCGGGTTGGCAGGCTCGTCGGTTCGATGCTCGAAGAGCACAAGAAGCCCTATATCGCCCTCGACTCCGACCCCATCCTGATCGCCGGTCAACGGCGCGCGGGCCGGCCCGCCTTTTTCGGCGATGCGACCAAGCCCGACTTCCTGAAACTCTGCGGCGTGGTCGACGCAAGCGCTCTGATCGTCACGATCCACAACCACCGGGCCGTCGATGAGATCGTCAAGGCCGCGCGGGCGCTGCGCCCCGAGCTCATCATTGTGGCGCGCGCCCGCGACGCCGCCCATGCCCGGCATCTCTACGAACTCGGCGTCAATGACGCTGTGCCGGAAACCATCGAAGCCAGCCTGCAATTGTCGGAGGCAGCGCTTGTCGGGCTTGGCGTGCCGATGGGCCTCGTCATCGCTTCCGTGCACGAAAGGCGGGATGTGTTTCGGCGCGAGCTCAAGCCCGCTGCTGCTCCTGCGCCTGCGCTTCCCCGGCACGGACGTTCGCGAAGGTTGTAA
- a CDS encoding MoxR family ATPase — protein sequence MRFAGTDSYVATEDLTVAVNAAIRLERPLLVKGEPGTGKTVLAEEIASALKAPLITWHIKSTTKAQQGLYEYDAVSRLRDSQLGDPRVSDISNYIKRGKLWEAFASSERPVLLIDEIDKADIEFPNDLLLELDRMEFHVYETGQTVRAAQRPVMIITSNNEKELPDAFLRRCFFHYIRFPDAQTMQAIVEVHFPGIKKRLMEEALRLFFEVREVPGIKKKPSTSELLDWLKLLVAEDIGPEVLRERDPRKLIPPLHGALLKNEQDVSLFEKLAFMVRRESR from the coding sequence ATGCGTTTTGCCGGCACCGATTCCTATGTCGCGACCGAGGATCTCACCGTCGCAGTCAACGCGGCGATCCGGCTGGAGCGGCCTCTGCTGGTCAAGGGAGAACCGGGCACCGGCAAGACCGTGCTGGCGGAGGAGATCGCATCGGCCCTGAAGGCGCCGCTGATCACCTGGCACATCAAGTCGACGACCAAGGCCCAGCAGGGTCTCTACGAGTATGATGCGGTCAGCCGTTTGCGCGACAGCCAGCTCGGCGACCCGCGGGTGTCCGATATCTCCAACTACATCAAGCGCGGCAAGCTCTGGGAAGCCTTCGCCTCGAGTGAACGACCCGTGCTGCTGATCGACGAGATCGACAAGGCCGATATCGAGTTCCCCAACGACCTGCTGCTCGAGCTCGATCGCATGGAATTCCATGTCTACGAGACGGGCCAGACGGTTCGGGCCGCGCAGCGCCCGGTGATGATCATCACCTCCAACAACGAGAAGGAACTGCCGGACGCCTTTCTGCGCCGCTGCTTCTTCCACTACATCCGCTTCCCCGATGCGCAGACGATGCAAGCGATCGTCGAAGTGCATTTCCCCGGCATCAAGAAACGGCTGATGGAGGAGGCGCTGCGCCTGTTCTTCGAGGTGCGCGAAGTTCCGGGAATCAAGAAGAAGCCCTCGACCTCCGAGCTGCTCGACTGGCTGAAGCTGCTGGTCGCCGAGGATATCGGCCCCGAGGTGCTGCGTGAGCGCGACCCGCGCAAGCTGATCCCGCCGCTGCACGGGGCGCTGCTCAAGAACGAGCAGGATGTCAGCCTGTTCGAGAAACTCGCCTTCATGGTGAGGCGGGAGAGCCGCTGA